One stretch of Carassius gibelio isolate Cgi1373 ecotype wild population from Czech Republic chromosome B1, carGib1.2-hapl.c, whole genome shotgun sequence DNA includes these proteins:
- the zgc:175214 gene encoding RING finger protein 122 — MQPFQWCNGCLCGLGLQHSDCDMSEEDIYRLPLNVYVIVLGIGMFIFMLSVIFCCYLFRLKQQGTREQYSYNEVVLKGAGKKLSLLGQPCAVCLEEFKTRDELGVCPCSHTFHKKCLLKWLEIRSVCPMCNKPIMRLHNADTPRGAEGLQDPEEV; from the exons GCTGCCTCTGTGGTCTAGGGCTGCAGCATTCAGACTGTGATATGTCAGAGGAAGACATCTACCGTTTGCCGCTCAACGTGTACGTCATTGTACTGGGCATAGGCATGTTCATCTTCATGCTCAGTGTAATCTTCTGCTGCTATCTGTTCAG ATTGAAACAGCAAGGTACAAGGGAGCAGTACAGCTACAATGAG GTGGTGTTGAAAGGTGCAGGAAAGAAGCTGAGCCTGCTGGGA CAGCCCTGTGCCGTGTGTCTAGAGGAATTTAAGACCAGAGACGAGCTGGGCGTCTGCCCGTGTTCACACACCTTCCATAAGAA GTGCCTGCTGAAATGGCTAGAGATCCGCAGCGTCTGCCCAATGTGCAATAAACCCATCATGCGTCTCCACAATGCTGACACCCCGCGAGGAGCCGAGGGGCTGCAAGACCCCGAGGAAGTGTGA
- the LOC127949095 gene encoding uncharacterized protein LOC127949095, which produces MQGKMNVELLVSLVSEHKELYDKRDSDYKNLDKRELLWSGIAQQMGLDVEEVKHKWKSLRDTYTRKKREDDCRSGQAAKNKKTWKFMKVMEFLATSTEFRSVHSNISPENMNEGVEQVVVQKEVSDREEASASTSPGSSFSSPTVTRSTFNKRKRPETPDLLDRYLLSKEARESEKEERRREKEERREQRREQQNDENYLFALGLIPALRRLSPAVQSSVKLKIHQLLHDAEFGQASSAFFPQQSPVSYHQVPPQTPTNYGCSTTSWLP; this is translated from the exons ATGCAAGGCAAGATGAATGTAGAGTTGCTGGTCTCGTTGGTGTCGGAACACAAAGAACTATATGACAAACGTGACAGCGATTACAAAAATCTTGATAAAAGAGAACTGTTATGGAGTGGTATTGCACAGCAAATGGGCCTTGATG TGGAGGAGGTAAAACACAAATGGAAAAGCCTGCGAGATACATATACACGAAAAAAGCGCGAAGATGATTGCCGAAGTGGACAGGCTGCTAAAAACAAGAAGACGTGGAAATTTATGAAGGTCATGGAGTTCCTCGCAACATCAACTGAATTTCgaag TGTTCACAGCAATATTTCTCCTGAAAATATGAATGAAGGGGTTGAGCAAGTGGTGGTTCAAAAAGAAGTCAGCGACAGAGAAGAAGCATCAGCAAGCACGTCTCCAGGATCATCCTTCTCCAGCCCAACTGTGACCAGGTCTACTTTCAACAAAAGAAAACGGCCAGAGACACCAGACTTGTTGGACCGGTACCTTTTATCCAAAGAAGCCAGGGAAAGTGAGAAAGAGGAacgcagaagagagaaagaggagcgcaGAGAGCAACGAAGAGAGcaacaaaatgatgaaaattacTTGTTTGCTCTTGGCTTGATACCAGCACTAAGGAGATTGTCCCCAGCCGTACAGTCTTCagtcaaattaaaaatacatcagcTGTTGCATGATGCTGAGTTTGGCCAGGCCTCTTCTGCTTTTTTTCCACAGCAGTCACCGGTGTCCTACCATCAGGTCCCCCCACAGACCCCAACAAACTATGGCTGCTCTACAACTTCTTGGCTACCCTAA
- the LOC127949094 gene encoding uncharacterized protein LOC127949094: MNISSTSNSSSGSSDEEIIVLLNEERRRKRRRFWVHPIVTRREEHGEFYRLVQELKMYHERFRGYFRMSVSEFENLLQQLAPLLTKEQTHYRKPIDPEQRLAVCLRFLSTGDSYRSIAFSFRLGVSTVASIVSETCDALWHCLRDEHLPVPTEEMWRSTARRFHERWNFPNCLGAMDGKHIFIQAPANSGSLYFNYKGTFSVVLLALVDADYRFLVVDVGSYGSNSDGGIFANSVLGKALRNGTLNVPPPSELPGAPELGKVNHVIVADEAFPLKPYLLRPYPGRRLPTDKRIFNYRLSRARRISENVFGILSQRFRVFQRTLQVQPSVVDKVVKAACALCNYLRPNGNDQNRATEDDHDCEQPLQGFEHCRGQRASVEAQNVRELYKEYFNSPAGEVAWQYDHVNHALGNR; the protein is encoded by the exons ATGAATATTTCAAGCACCAGTAACTCTAGCTCCGGTTCCAGCGATGAAGAAATTATTGTTCTGTTGAATGAGGAAAGACGCCGGAAAAGACGCCGATTTTGGGTACATCCCATAGTTACGAGAAGAGAAGAACATGGGGAGTTTTATCGACTGGTACAAGAGCTGAAAATGTATCATGAGCGTTTTCGGGGGTATTTTAGAATGTCCGTCAGTGAGTTCGAAAATTTACTTCAACAACTGGCTCCCTTGCTGACGAAAGAACAGACACACTACCGTAAACCAATCGACCCAGAACAGCGTTTGGCCGTGTGTTTACG ttttctaAGCACTGGGGACTCGTACCGCTCTATTGCGTTCAGCTTTCGACTTGGTGTGTCAACTGTGGCTTCGATAGTGAGTGAAACCTGTGATGCATTGTGGCACTGCCTCAGAGATGAACATTTGCCAGTGCCTACTGAAGAGATGTGGAGGAGTACAGCCAGGAGATTCCATGAAAGATGGAATTTCCCTAACTGCTTGGGAGCCATGGATGGGAAACACATATTCATCCAGGCCCCTGCAAACTCTGGTTCTCTATACTTTAATTATAAAGGTACATTCTCCGTTGTATTGCTGGCCTTAGTTGATGCAGATTACCGCTTCCTGGTGGTTGATGTGGGGAGCTATGGCAGCAACAGTGATGGAGGAATCTTTGCCAATTCTGTACTGGGAAAGGCACTCAGAAATGGAACTCTGAATGTTCCCCCACCAAGTGAACTTCCAGGTGCTCCTGAGCTGGGAAAAGTTAACCATGTCATTGTGGCGGATGAAGCTTTTCCGCTGAAACCATATCTCCTCCGGCCATACCCTGGACGCCGCCTCCCCACAGACAAGAGAATTTTCAATTATCGTTTGTCTCGGGCACGGCGCATCTCTGAAAATGTATTTGGCATCCTCAGTCAACGCTTCCGGGTTTTCCAAAGAACTTTACAGGTTCAACCAAGTGTTGTTGACAAAGTTGTCAAAGCTGCTTGTGCGTTGTGCAATTATTTGCGCCCGAACGGAAATGACCAGAATCGTGCCACAGAGGATGACCATGATTGTGAGCAACCACTACAAGGCTTTGAACATTGTAGGGGGCAGCGGGCATCTGTGGAGGCCCAAAATGTCCGAGAACTGTACAAAGAGTACTTCAACTCACCAGCAGGAGAAGTTGCTTGGCAGTATGACCATGTGAACCATGCTCTGGGGAACAGATAA